CGCCACCGTCGACCAGCAGATCGGTACCGGTGACAAAGGATGCGTCCGGGCCGAGCAGAAACGCCGCCGCCGCCGCGATGTCGTCGGGGGTTCCGATGCGGCCGGTGCCCGACATGGCGATCATCGCCCGCATGCCGTCGCCGACGGCGGAATTCAGTTCCTGCTGCCCCATCGGCGTCGAGATGATGCCGGGACTGATCGAGTTGATCCTTGCTCCGCGGCGGCCCCACGGCACGCTCGCGGCACGCACTCGAATGTGATTGGCCTGCTTAGCGATCGGGTAGGCAAAGGCCGGTTCGGTGACCCGGCTGACGAAGTCGAGCGATAGCAGGTCACCCGGCGGGTTGTGGGCCAGCGCCTGCTCCTGCTCGGCGGTCAGCGGCGGGACCAGGTGGCCGGCCATGCTGGCGATCACCACACCCGCGCCGCCCGGCGCGACGACCTCGCCGAATTCCTGCAGCATCAGCGCAACGCCGAGCAGGTCGACAGCCAGGATTGCTTGCGCCGAGGCTTGCGCCGGGGAGAGCCCGGCGGTATGGGCCACGTGTGTCACGTCGCCGAGGGAGGCGGCGTACCGCGCCAGCCCGCGAACTGATTCCGCTGACGCGACGTCGACACTGTGACCCAGCACCTGATGGCCTGCGGCGGATAGTGATTCGACGACCGATGCCAGCGTCTCGTCGTCGTTGTCGGCCAGAAGTACCGTCTTGGCGGACCCTGACCGCCGGGCAATCGCGTGACCGATGCCGCCGGCACCGATAACGGTCAACACGTCCCGATGCACAGCCATGTCACTACCTCCGTTCGGGAGACAAATGCGATGGCCGGTCACCGCCGCAGGTGGTCAAACCTAAGCTAGACGTGCTCGATGGTGCTGCGGCCTCGTTCCGTCGCTCACCGACACGGCCGCTGTCATGCGACCGCGTCTCGACGAGATCGGTGTCGGCGAACAGGCCCGGCCTCCTCGGCGCGGTGAGTTCGGATGTCCAGCGTCCGCGCAGCTCGTCGAGGTTCTGACCAGAACTGGTGGCAGGTGTGCGCGCCGTCTTGCGTGGTTCGCCACCCGCACTGAATGATCGGCTCGTGGCCAAGCGCGAAACTCGTGGCGTGAACCGGTGGGAGCTGATTGCGTGTGCCGTCAGCGGGCACGCCACCTATGCACCCGACGACGAGGCTCTGGCAGACCGGCTGAGCGCCACCACCAAGCTCGGTGAGGTATGGCGCTGTCTTCGTTGTGGCGACTTCACCCTCGGTGAGCCGCATGGACGGGGCCATCCCGAAGACGCACCACTGATCATGCGGGGCAAGGCGTTACGCCAGGCGATCATCATCCGGGTGCTCGCAGTCGAGCGGCTGCTTCGGGCCATGGTGCTCGGTCTCGCCGCGTGGGCGGTGTGGGAGTTTCGCGGGGCACGCGGAGCCATTCAAGCCACCCTCGATCGCGACCTGCCGGTCTTTCGCACGGCGGGGTTCAAGGTCGATCAAATGTCGGCGATACACGAACTGGAGAAGGCACTGGCCGCAAAGCCATCCACGCTGGCGCTGATCACGTTCATGCTGGCCGCCTATGCGGTCTTGCAGGTGGTCGAGGGCGTGGGCCTATGGCTGCTGAAGCGTTGGGGCGAATACTTCGCGGTGGTGGCCACCTCGCTGTTCCTGCCGTTGGAGATCCATGACCTGACCAAGGGCATCACCATGACCCGGGTGGTGACCTTCACCATCAATATGGCTGCGGTGCTGTACCTGTTGATCTCGAAGCGGTTGTTCGGCCTGCGCGGTGGCCGCCAGGCATATGAGGAAGAACGGCACGGCGAGCAGTTGCTCGACCTCGAACGCGCCGCCATGACGACCTGATCGCCCGGCCGGAACAGGATCGGAGATCGCAATGGGCACTTATGCAATCACCGGGGCGGCATCCGGGATGGGCCGCGCGGCCGCGGGCCGGCTCCGGGATCACGGCCACACGGTGATCGGTGTCGACCTCAAAGACGCCGATGTCGCCGCAGACTTGTCGACACCCCAGGGACGTGCGCACGCCGCTGACGAAGTCGTGGTGGCCTCGGGCGGCAAGCTCGACGGAGCCGTGCTGGCTGCAGGGTTGGGGCCAGGCCCGGGCCGGGACCGGATGCGGCGGATCGCACAGGTCAATTACCTGGGAGTGGTCGAGTTGCTGCAGGCGTGGCGGCCCGCATTGGCTGCCGCCGGGCGCGCGAAGGTGGTCGTCATCGGAAGTAACTCGACGACGACGGTTCCAGCGGTTCCGCGGCGAACCGTGCGGGCACTGCTGGACAATGACGCCGACCGGGCGCTGCGTTCGGTGAGGTTGTTCGGCAGAGCCGCGCCGTCGATCATGTACGCGGCGTCGAAAATCGCGGTGAGCCGCTGGGTTCGGCGCCGCGCGGTGTTGCCGGACTGGGCCGGTTCGGGTATACGGCTGAATGCTCTTGCACCCGGGGCCATCATGACGCCGTTACTGCAGGAGCAGCTGTCGGACCCGACGCAAGCCAAAGCCGTTCGGTCGTTCCCTATTCCCATCGGTGGATTCGGCGACGTCGCGCACATTGCTGACTGGATTTGCTTCCTGCTCTCGGACTCCGCCGACTTCCTGTGCGGCAGTGTCGTGTTCGTCGATGGCGGTTCCGACGCATACTTCCGGGCCGACGACTGGCCCAAGCCGCTGCCGGTGCGCCGACTGCCCGGGTACCTCATCCGGTTCCGCCGCGGTTCCCGCATGACGACTGCCGCGGATCGGTGACCGGGCTGCGGCCGATGGGCTCGCCGTGACGATCGGGGTCATCTGTGCGATCCCGCAGGAGTTGTCCTACCTGCTGGGTTTGATGTCGGGACCCGAACGCCACCAGATTGCCCAGGTCACCTTCGGCGTCGGCGCGCTCGAGTCGCACCCGGTGGTGTTGGCGGCAGCCGGCATGGGCAAAGTCAACACAAGCATGGTCGCGACCCTTCTTGCCGACCGATTCCGTTGCGGCACGATCGTTTTCACCGGCGTCGCCGGCGGGCTTGATGCGGAACTGCAGATCGGCGACGTCGTCATCGCCGAACGGGTAGTACAGCACGACTTCGGCCTGCTGGAGGACGAGCAGCTGCAGCCCTACCAACCCGGACACATACCCTTCATCAAACCGACCGAGCAGCTTGGCTATCGGGCCGACCCTGGGCTGATCGAGCGCGTGCGGGACCGTCTAGACGGGTTCACCCTGCCGTCTTTGTCGATTGGCGCAGGTGGCCACGGCCGGCCGCCGCGAATCACTTTCGGCACCGTTCTGACCGGCGATCAATACCTGCACTGTGAGCGCACCCGCAGCCGCCTGCGCCACGAATTAGGCGGTCACGCAATCGAAATGGAGGGCGGTGCGCTGGCTCAGGTCTGCGAATCCTTCGGTATGCCATGGCTGGTCGTCCGTGCGCTTTCCGACCTTGCCGGCAGCGATTCCGGCCTCGACTTCAACCGATTCGTCAACGAGGTCGCCGACGGCTCGGCCCGGATCCTGCTGCGATTGCTCCCGGTGCTCACCCGCCATGCCACGATCTAGTGGTCGGTGGACGGTGTTGATCCAGCGCACTGGGCTGCAGGACGTAACCGGCGCCGAGTGTGCGGTGATGGCGCCGAGTGCGGCGTCAGGGCGGGCCGCCCGCGGATGTTCCCGCCCTACACGCACATTCAAAGCCGTCACGGCACACTCGATACGGCGGCATGAGCCAGAGTTTCATGGGGGTGATTGCCGCTGCCCAAGAGTTCGCTGGTGTTGACGACGTCGAAATGTAGGCTGGTGGCGATGGGCGCCGGAGAGCGCGGCCGAGCAGACATGAAAGGTCTGCCCGAAGGCAGATCCCCGTCTTCTGACGGTGGGTCAAGCAGGCCCTTTCAGGCCTCGCCCAAAAATGGGCTTGCTGCACTTCGGGCAGACCGCCAGGTCGCCCTGGCACTGACCACTATGGCACCGCGATCGCCGGCATGGCGACGGCCGAAAGTCCCTGAACATACCGGCCCAAAGTCACATCGAGCCCGCCCGCTGGTGGTCGTTGTGTGCCAGTCCCGGATCGGGCGGGGATCGGGCGAAAGTCGGAAAGCGTGGCAAGAGCCCGGCTGGGCCTACCGGTAAGGTTGAAACGTATGGCTCTTCCCCCACCAGGAAATGACCGCGCCGCCGTCGTCACCGGGGCGTCCTCGGGCATCGGCGAGGAACTTGCGCGGATTCTCGCCCAGCGTGGCTACCAGGTCGTCTTGGTGGCGCGCAGCGCCGACCGTTTGGAAGCACTCGCCCGACGGCTGGGCCCGCACACGCATCCGATGCCCGCCGATCTGTCTGAGCGAAGTGACCGGGCGAACCTGCTGGACCGCGTCGTCGCGCTCGGTCTGATACCCGACATCCTGGTCAACAACGCCGGACTCTCGACGCTGGGCGTCGTGGCCAAATCCGTTCCGGCCCGGGAACTCAATTTGGTGGAAGTTGATGTGGCCGCCGTCGTCGACCTGTGCAGCAGGTTCCTGCCGGGCATGGTCGAGCGTCGTCGGGGAGCGGTGCTCAACGTGGCGTCGGTGGCCGCATTCGGTCCGTTGCCCGGACAAGCCGCATATGGCGCGGCCAAGGCGTTCGTGCTGTCCTATACCCACAGCCTGCGCGGCGAGCTGCGCGGCACCGGGGTCGGGGTGACCGCACTGTGTCCCGGACCGGTCGACACCGGATTCGGAGACGCCGCCGGATTCACCAAGGAGGAAGCCGAAAACAGCCTGCCGCGCATCATGTGGAAACCCGCCGCCCAGGTGGCTCAGGCCGGAATCGAGGGCTTAGCGGTCGGCAAGGCCGTCGTCGTCCCGGGTCTGGTGAACCGCGTCGCGGCGGGTCTCTTCCGGATCGTGCCGCCCGAGTGGATGCTGCCGTTCCTGGCGCGCAACCACCCTGCGCTGAAACGCAGTTGAGCCCGCGTCAGGTTGCCGCGGCGTGCAGTTGGCGGTCCAGATATCGCTGACGGGCCTTGAGCCGCTGCAGTTTCCCGCTCGTGGTGCGGGCAATCTCCGCGGTGGGAACCAGCACGATGTCGTCGAGGGAGAATCCGAATGCGGTTCGTATCGCCGTCGCGACGTCGGCGCGGATTCGATGATGGTCGGTTTGCGCGGCATTCGTGCCTATTACGGCGATGACGGATTCTCTGCCGCGTCGTGCATCTGGCACCGAGAAGACGATTGTGCGTCCGGGGCCGATGTCGGGCATGCTGTCGATTGCCCGCTCGACGTCGTAGGGCGGGAAGTTGCGGCCACGGACGATCAGCATCTCCTTGCTGCGGCCCACCACGAAAAGCTCTCCCTCGGAGACGAATCCGCGGTCTCCGGTGTCGTGCCAGCCGCCGGGCGGGCAGGTGACCGAGCCGTCGCCATTGCGATAGCCGAGCATGATCGACGGACCGCTCACCTGGATCTGGCCCTCGGTGCCTGCCGGCAGCTCGACTCCGTCGGAGTCGACGATACGAATCCGCAAGCCGTCCACCGGCTTACCACACGAGACAACCGGTACCTGGGATAGTCGCGATTCCCATACCCGGACGCGCCCGAAATCCGTTGCAGCCGTGGCCGCGGGTCGCAGCGCCAATGTCGTGGCCAGCACCGACTCAGCCATGCCGTAGCACGGAACCAAGGCATCGCGGCGCAATCCGAGTCGTGCGAAGGTGTCGGTGAAGTAGCGCACCGTGGAGTGGGCGATCGGCTCGGCACCGACGTACGCGTACGCCAGTGCGGACAGATCGATTTCCATTGTTCCGCTGGCGCGCTGGAAAGCGTCGGCGGTGGCCCGGTATGCGAATGGCGGACCCGCGGTATGTGTCGAACCATGATGCGTCATGTGCCGAACCCACGACAGCGGGTCGCGCAGGAATGCCAGTGGCGTCATGATGCCCACCCGCAATCCGTAGAGCAGCCCGCCGAGCACCTGAATGAAGCCCATATCGTGATACATCGGCAACCAGCTGAAGGCCCGGTCGTGGCCCCGCGCAATGGCTGTCGCGTAACCGATGGCGCCGACGTTGTGCGCGACATTGCCGTGCGTCAGCAGCACCGCCTTGGGAGCGGAAGTCGAACCGGACGTCAGCTGGACATGATGGAGGTCGCTGGGCTCGGGTGGGCGGCCGGCCGGCCAGGAAAGCGGTTGGGCGTCTTGGAGTTCGTCGTAACCAAGCACGGGCGCATGCGGTATCGCGACCGTAACCCGCGGTTGAGCTACTACCAGCTTGGGATCGACGACACGGATCGCGGCACGCAGGTGCTGGACACCCGCCGACTGCTCGTGTGCCGGCGTCGGTGGCGGTGCGACAGCGCAGGGCAGCGCGCCGATCAGCAGGGCCGCCAGCAGCGTCGCCAGGTACTGCTCGGTATTGGCCGACACCATCACGATCCGGTCGCCACGGCCCAGCCCGTTGGCGGCGAGTGCGCCCGCATGGACCAGCACCTGGTGCACCAGGGCGTGCCCGGGGAGCGTCGCGAGATGCTCGCGGGTACCGTAGAAATCGACCTGCTGCAGGTCCTGCTGCAGCAGCCGAGTGTAATCTATTGCGCCACTTGACATTGCCGGTGCATTCGCCCGCACGTGCGCGAGCACCCGGGGCGAGAAAACGCTCACGCGCCGGCCAGCCGGCCGGCCTTGTCGGTCAGCCGTCGGCGCACATAGTCTGCGACATCGGCAACGGTTTCGAACGAGAAAGCCGACTCTTCGTCAATGAACACCGCGAACCTGTCCTCGAGCTCGGTCATCAATGACATCAGTACGACAGAGTCGATGGGCAAGCTGAGTAGCGGTGTTTCGGAGTCGAGCCGGTCGAAGTCAACCTGCGCGAGATCCTCGGGCGCCGAGACCTTCTCGAGGGCGTTGCGGAATGCGTCGACGACCTCGCCTGCCTCGGGAAGTATCAGCGCGGAGCGGTTTTCGGTCATGATCCTCACTTCGGGTCAGCGTCTGAAGGCGGTGACGGGATCGATCCGCACGACGCGGCGCACCGGGATCAGTGATCCGAGGAGGGCCATGACGGCGGTGGCGCCGGCCATCGCGGCCAGCATGGTGGGGGTGATCTCGACGGTGACATCGCCCAAACGGTCGGCGATCAGGAACTGCGCGCCGTAGGCGACGGCGGCGCCGGCCAGATAGCCCAGCCCGGCGATCAGAGCGGCCTAGGCAAGCACGCTGCGGCACAACTGGATTGGGCGCACCCCCAGTGCGCGCAGCACCCCGAAGTCGCGCAGCTGCTCGTTGGTGACCGCCAGCACCGTCAAACCCACCAGCGCGACACCCACCAACACCGCGATCGCGATCATCGTCTGCAACGGCCGCCCGATCATCGAAACGACGATGTCGCGGCTCTTGTCGGCAAAGGTTGCAGCGGGTAACGCATCCATGCCCGCCATGTCGCGGTGGATCGCGGCGGTGAGCTGCGCCGCGGTGTAGCCCTCCCGCGGCCGGACCAGGAAATAGGACACCCGATTTCCGGCCCGCAGCAGTCGCGCAGCATCCGGCAGCGAGACGAACGCGTAGTAGTTCGTCACCGCCGCGGTCTGGTTGGACAGCCCGACAACCGTGAAATCTTCGTCGACGATTCGCACCTTGTCGCCGAGGCGGATTCCGTTCTTGCTGGCCAGCACCCGGTCCAGCACCACCTCACCCGAGCGGGCGACGTTGCGGCCCTGCGCCAGCGACCACGGGCCACCTACGCCGGTCCGGGTGTCGTAACCCACGACGAAGTACGCAGTCTGGGTGCCATTGTGGACGAAGTCGGACGGTTGGCCCAGGATCGGATCGGCCGACTGGACACCAGGAACCGTCGGCAGCCGGTCTCTGCCGTCGGCGGGCAACCACGACACCGCTTTGAACATCTGCGACACCCCGGGCTGTACCACCCACACGGCTCCCCTGGAGTGGTCGATGTAGGTGGCGACCTGATTGGTGGTGCCCACGAAGATACCCGAGATCACCAACACCAACAGGACCGCGATCCCCACACCCAAAACCGAGAACACCAACCGGGCACGTTCGGCGACGAGATTCTTGACGGCGACGATCACCCAGCTACAAGCCCTTGATCACACGCGAACCTGGTAACCCAAACCACAAAGGAGGTAGTCGCCGGCGAGCGGTAAGAAGTTCCATGGGAGTTGTCCGACTCGTCACGATGGCTGGTGTACTCCTCAACTACCAAAGAGCAGGGCGGCGAAAACGATAGCCATTGCCAGTGCCATCGATATCCGGCCGGTGTGCGCCAGGACGTCGCGATGGCAGCCGGCCGCACCGCGCCGCCATCCGGCCATGGAGAGGAAGGCCCACACGATCGCCGCGGCCGTGAAGACCAAGAACCATAACCAGTTGATGGAGGCCACCCATCCCGGCTGGGTGCTGTCCGCCGGCATGGGCATCGCCGACATCTCCATGCCCGGCATCGAGACGGCCGTCGATGCCGGGTGGGGGGTGACCGGGTTGCCGGGCAGCAGATGACCGTTCATCACGACGTACATCCATGTCATGGCGAGCATCATCAATGCGTGGTAGCTGCCTGCCGTCCACTGGGCGATCGTCTTGGCCGAGACGACGGTCAGTGCGATAAACCACCCGGCCGCCAGCAGAAAGAAGGCCGCGGGTCCCGTCGTCGGCGCATGGCTGCCCCAGGGCCAAATCATCACCACCATCGCAATCGCCATCACCAGATGCAGCCCATTGCTGACGAGGTAGACCCACCGGCGCCGCTGGCCGATCGCGGCGACGACGTAGCTGGCGCCGCTCAGCACGAAAAGTCCGGTTACTAGCCAACGAAGCAGCAGTTCATCGACCATGTGGAGCTCGATCGCCGGGATTCGGGGAGGTCATGACGTCACTTTCAGGATCGGTATCGACGGCCTCCGAAGAATATGCGGTCCGCGGCCGGTAGGTGGGGCCGGTGAATCCAAGATTGGGCAACGAGCGTCCGGTGCAACGCCGGGTCGTAAGCTCGTGGGGTGCAGACCGACGCGACCGCTGACCGTTCGCCGTCGGCGGCGCCGGCCTCGCGGTCCACCTCATGGGCATTGGCCAGGCTGCTTCTTGGTCTGCTCGGTATCTCGGTGGTGTTGGCTGGCTACGGGCTGGCGTCGGGAGCGCGCCGCTATGCCACGGCGGGTAACCCGTATCCCGGTGGGTTCCTTTGCGTAGCGGAGCCGCTCGGATTCTTTCTGGCGTCGTTGGCGACCGCAGTGTGCCTGGGTGCACTGGTGTACGTCGTCATCGCGTCGCGCCCGGAGCACGACGGGTTGATCGATGCGGCGGCATTCCGGATTCACCTTGTGGCAGAGCGTGTTTCCGTTGCCTGGCTGGGGCTTGCAGTGGTGATGGTGGTCATTCAGGCCGCCCACGATGCCGGTGTGGCGCCATCGCAGCTGCTGGGCGGTGGAGCGCTGCTCGATGCCATCGGCGCCTCCGAGGTCGCGCGGGGATGGATCGTGGCGGCGATCGGCGCGCTGGTGGTCGCCGTCACGCTGCGCCTCACCACTCGATGGGTCAGCCATTTCGTGTTGCTCATCCCTACCGTGGTCGCCGCGGTTGCGACGGCGGTCACCGGTAACGCGGGGCAGGGGCCGGACCATGACTACACGACCAGCGCCGCGATTGTCTTCACGCTGGCCCTTGCCGCGCTGACCGGACTGAAGACGGCCACGGCGGTGGCCACCGCGCCGCCGGCTCGGGCTGTGCAGGTAATGCAGGTGGCCTGCGGAGCGTTGACGCTGTCCTACGGAGCGGTGCTGCTGTATCTGCTGATCCCGGGTTGGTCGTTCGACTCGGACTTTGCTCGCCTCGGCCTTGCGGCGGGTCTGGTAGTAGCGCTGGTGTGGTTATCGGACTGTTGGGGCTTGTTCGTCCGGCCTGCGGGATCGGGCGGTGCCCGCATCGCCGGGGCCGTGGCCGTGATGGCCGTGATGGCCGCGGTGACCGCGATGGCGATTCAGACCGCGCCCAGGTATGTCACACACCAGTTCTCGGCGTGGGACGTCTTTCTCGGGTACGAACTGCCACAGCCGCCGAACGTCGCCAGGCTGCTCACCGAGTGGCGATTCGACAGCCTGGTCGGGACTCTTGGCGTGGTGCTCGCCGTCGGGTATGTGGTCGCTTTCGTGCGCCTGCGCACCAACGGCAATGCCTGGCCCGTCGGCAGATTGATCGCATGGTTGACCGGTTGTGTTGTCCTGGTTTTCACCAGCAGCTCGGGCATGCGCGCCTACGGGTCGGCGATGTTCAGCGTCCACATGGCAGAGCACATGACGCTGAACATGTTCGTCCCGGTGCTGCTGGTGTTGGGCGGCCCGGTCACCCTGGCGCTGCGGGTACTGCCCGCCGCCGGTGACGGACAGCCGCCAGGCCCACGCGAGTGGCTGACCTGGCTGCTGCATTCGCGGGTGACGGCATTCCTGTCGCATCCGATTACCGCGTTCATCCTCTTTGTGGCCTCGCCCTACATCGTTTATTTCACACCGCTGTTCGACATCCTGGTGCGCTACCACTGGGGTCACGAGTTCATGGCCGTGCACTTCCTGATCGTCGGGTACCTCTTCTACTGGGCGATCATCGGTATCGACCCGGGACCGCGCCGACTTCCCTACCCGGGTCGGATCGGTTTGCTGTTCGCGGTCATGCCATTTCACGCCTTCTTCGGCATCGCGTTGATGACCATGGCATCGGCGATAGGCAGCACGTTTTACCAGTCGGTCAGTCTGCCCTGGTTGCCGAGTATTGTCGCCGATCAACATCTTGGCGGCGGAATCGCCTGGGGTGCAACGGAACTGCCCATTATCATAGTGATCGTGGCGCTGGTGGCGCAGTGGGCGCGCCAGGACCGGCGTGTCGCCGCCCGTGAGGACCGGCATGCGGACAGCAACTACGCCGATGACGACCTGGATGCCTACAACGCGATGCTTCGCGAACTGTCCCGGATGCGCCGATGAGTGAGCTCCCGGAGCCCGGACCTCGGTAGTC
The nucleotide sequence above comes from Mycobacterium pseudokansasii. Encoded proteins:
- a CDS encoding acyl carrier protein; amino-acid sequence: MTENRSALILPEAGEVVDAFRNALEKVSAPEDLAQVDFDRLDSETPLLSLPIDSVVLMSLMTELEDRFAVFIDEESAFSFETVADVADYVRRRLTDKAGRLAGA
- a CDS encoding SDR family oxidoreductase; the protein is MGTYAITGAASGMGRAAAGRLRDHGHTVIGVDLKDADVAADLSTPQGRAHAADEVVVASGGKLDGAVLAAGLGPGPGRDRMRRIAQVNYLGVVELLQAWRPALAAAGRAKVVVIGSNSTTTVPAVPRRTVRALLDNDADRALRSVRLFGRAAPSIMYAASKIAVSRWVRRRAVLPDWAGSGIRLNALAPGAIMTPLLQEQLSDPTQAKAVRSFPIPIGGFGDVAHIADWICFLLSDSADFLCGSVVFVDGGSDAYFRADDWPKPLPVRRLPGYLIRFRRGSRMTTAADR
- a CDS encoding DUF2127 domain-containing protein; this encodes MAKRETRGVNRWELIACAVSGHATYAPDDEALADRLSATTKLGEVWRCLRCGDFTLGEPHGRGHPEDAPLIMRGKALRQAIIIRVLAVERLLRAMVLGLAAWAVWEFRGARGAIQATLDRDLPVFRTAGFKVDQMSAIHELEKALAAKPSTLALITFMLAAYAVLQVVEGVGLWLLKRWGEYFAVVATSLFLPLEIHDLTKGITMTRVVTFTINMAAVLYLLISKRLFGLRGGRQAYEEERHGEQLLDLERAAMTT
- a CDS encoding 5'-methylthioadenosine/adenosylhomocysteine nucleosidase, giving the protein MTIGVICAIPQELSYLLGLMSGPERHQIAQVTFGVGALESHPVVLAAAGMGKVNTSMVATLLADRFRCGTIVFTGVAGGLDAELQIGDVVIAERVVQHDFGLLEDEQLQPYQPGHIPFIKPTEQLGYRADPGLIERVRDRLDGFTLPSLSIGAGGHGRPPRITFGTVLTGDQYLHCERTRSRLRHELGGHAIEMEGGALAQVCESFGMPWLVVRALSDLAGSDSGLDFNRFVNEVADGSARILLRLLPVLTRHATI
- a CDS encoding AMP-binding protein, with translation MRANAPAMSSGAIDYTRLLQQDLQQVDFYGTREHLATLPGHALVHQVLVHAGALAANGLGRGDRIVMVSANTEQYLATLLAALLIGALPCAVAPPPTPAHEQSAGVQHLRAAIRVVDPKLVVAQPRVTVAIPHAPVLGYDELQDAQPLSWPAGRPPEPSDLHHVQLTSGSTSAPKAVLLTHGNVAHNVGAIGYATAIARGHDRAFSWLPMYHDMGFIQVLGGLLYGLRVGIMTPLAFLRDPLSWVRHMTHHGSTHTAGPPFAYRATADAFQRASGTMEIDLSALAYAYVGAEPIAHSTVRYFTDTFARLGLRRDALVPCYGMAESVLATTLALRPAATAATDFGRVRVWESRLSQVPVVSCGKPVDGLRIRIVDSDGVELPAGTEGQIQVSGPSIMLGYRNGDGSVTCPPGGWHDTGDRGFVSEGELFVVGRSKEMLIVRGRNFPPYDVERAIDSMPDIGPGRTIVFSVPDARRGRESVIAVIGTNAAQTDHHRIRADVATAIRTAFGFSLDDIVLVPTAEIARTTSGKLQRLKARQRYLDRQLHAAAT
- a CDS encoding SDR family oxidoreductase, which gives rise to MHRDVLTVIGAGGIGHAIARRSGSAKTVLLADNDDETLASVVESLSAAGHQVLGHSVDVASAESVRGLARYAASLGDVTHVAHTAGLSPAQASAQAILAVDLLGVALMLQEFGEVVAPGGAGVVIASMAGHLVPPLTAEQEQALAHNPPGDLLSLDFVSRVTEPAFAYPIAKQANHIRVRAASVPWGRRGARINSISPGIISTPMGQQELNSAVGDGMRAMIAMSGTGRIGTPDDIAAAAAFLLGPDASFVTGTDLLVDGGVIAAVRSGS
- a CDS encoding DUF5134 domain-containing protein — encoded protein: MVDELLLRWLVTGLFVLSGASYVVAAIGQRRRWVYLVSNGLHLVMAIAMVVMIWPWGSHAPTTGPAAFFLLAAGWFIALTVVSAKTIAQWTAGSYHALMMLAMTWMYVVMNGHLLPGNPVTPHPASTAVSMPGMEMSAMPMPADSTQPGWVASINWLWFLVFTAAAIVWAFLSMAGWRRGAAGCHRDVLAHTGRISMALAMAIVFAALLFGS
- a CDS encoding cytochrome c oxidase assembly protein — protein: MQTDATADRSPSAAPASRSTSWALARLLLGLLGISVVLAGYGLASGARRYATAGNPYPGGFLCVAEPLGFFLASLATAVCLGALVYVVIASRPEHDGLIDAAAFRIHLVAERVSVAWLGLAVVMVVIQAAHDAGVAPSQLLGGGALLDAIGASEVARGWIVAAIGALVVAVTLRLTTRWVSHFVLLIPTVVAAVATAVTGNAGQGPDHDYTTSAAIVFTLALAALTGLKTATAVATAPPARAVQVMQVACGALTLSYGAVLLYLLIPGWSFDSDFARLGLAAGLVVALVWLSDCWGLFVRPAGSGGARIAGAVAVMAVMAAVTAMAIQTAPRYVTHQFSAWDVFLGYELPQPPNVARLLTEWRFDSLVGTLGVVLAVGYVVAFVRLRTNGNAWPVGRLIAWLTGCVVLVFTSSSGMRAYGSAMFSVHMAEHMTLNMFVPVLLVLGGPVTLALRVLPAAGDGQPPGPREWLTWLLHSRVTAFLSHPITAFILFVASPYIVYFTPLFDILVRYHWGHEFMAVHFLIVGYLFYWAIIGIDPGPRRLPYPGRIGLLFAVMPFHAFFGIALMTMASAIGSTFYQSVSLPWLPSIVADQHLGGGIAWGATELPIIIVIVALVAQWARQDRRVAAREDRHADSNYADDDLDAYNAMLRELSRMRR
- a CDS encoding SDR family NAD(P)-dependent oxidoreductase; this encodes MALPPPGNDRAAVVTGASSGIGEELARILAQRGYQVVLVARSADRLEALARRLGPHTHPMPADLSERSDRANLLDRVVALGLIPDILVNNAGLSTLGVVAKSVPARELNLVEVDVAAVVDLCSRFLPGMVERRRGAVLNVASVAAFGPLPGQAAYGAAKAFVLSYTHSLRGELRGTGVGVTALCPGPVDTGFGDAAGFTKEEAENSLPRIMWKPAAQVAQAGIEGLAVGKAVVVPGLVNRVAAGLFRIVPPEWMLPFLARNHPALKRS